The Qingrenia yutianensis genome includes a window with the following:
- a CDS encoding beta-galactosidase, translating to MKKRVLAVFLLIMTILNLTPVSLSVFAYSGTDCELKNLNVQSVSKGSEGKTVSISWKNPEKNIRKISLLDIGSDAELTVNDNIDTTASAYVCVNVENLTNGNVYNFKLNVLFDGGIAKSYFINASPSQGTNEAGLSNGKWSMSYARSDGADCYPAVFYSVIVGDDFDGKTAIKAVSNIPKSKTGTYSSLKCAFPSLENGKNYTVKIKYKSGGGTSPEIYGGNSKKLGTLDMNTSSLAEKTFTFTKFANDGIEFLNIVTKSGYDEIITDRISLFESGNEADLLLGYGNLSNFTAEKSGISDFEGYNNNETGVVTYTQPADARGSRIYALDNDGNYVFRSVINRYGAQKINGAKIFGILKNCENNIKITTVNKDFSESDGEFFTLSTDGSKEFDKKISDLKEKLETLDGLMQKCGEKGISADYETVNYKTIEKFIGIMEEDFYKYREFDRANSYYDTLVSLYSESYNSLQSYLSGKAMPKIVPSLTGKDIKIDRNDVVSETETDGYIEENSVFLNGYGHFAYTKNDYADFDGFGANTAAISAKLYDTVTEAVNIKNWNLYHYGAVENFSVSQSGDEKRSGNYSLKITRADKWANEKTFYLRQCVDAEPNTTYVFGLYAKAVNAKGCHFSGHGVIDSNYGLSQRLRRDLSGTYDWKNFEFTYTTGADEHQFEVLIPCENETEALYIDDVYVKRLNSGENLILNPSFEETEETGEFEVYDGHIKSLLSTLDYAYENNIKITLGLGIHYMPKYIFSKYPDTRDENGTYPSYMGYNPTHPKIREMIEIFLNAIIPEIANHPAVCAVSVANEPNFQCFNTSYYKAPWQNWLKEKFSGNIENLNSACGTSYASFDEINFSDAQEYSVLKNLLYRYNDTIMTDYLTHIAQTVRSISPDIKIFAKNLPAIRAQGIKSLSHGIDIESLTGLFDVNGCDAMHYYNHSEYPLMAKTEWYDLLTSVEDLPVFNAEDHLMRDSVTYDGSDIITQTAYADIWQGAVHSRRQSVVWLWDRESDKVTNAYKNANMLMRPQIVANNGKLFLDMQRLANELFALQNAKREAGILYSYNSMTYEPSYLNSVYLAYTNSLFLGEKPLFVTESQTEKLSGLEALIIPEAVSVTDETYAKIKEFAENGGKIFVIGENSLKYNEYLKERNADEILQSAVVIPAYESKTSEKTSVDGLFWPLKTFFESADLYDIAVLNSADGTPAENVEYICADYNGGKIINLCNYSDTEKEVYITDNGAEIEKTLNLISGNETGKYITLLPYTPVMIRYARSSPSMFADRVYGETVISTAPHRMVSGTYKISVSADAEAVLYTAYYKNGALAKIDKTDIEQGFDKDFYIKLDSTKYDGFKAMLWNKNSLYPTVKNAELCAYDSTVVTNVKKIGGMCYVFGNSPNISGNVSLTAFKEDGSLAYIDEVLPDTKGIFKFSFYLGEGEFTIKIKVPKIGIVTVLTD from the coding sequence ATGAAAAAACGTGTACTTGCAGTTTTTCTTTTGATAATGACAATTTTAAATTTAACACCTGTTTCCCTTTCGGTCTTTGCGTATTCGGGCACAGACTGTGAATTAAAGAATTTAAACGTTCAGAGCGTTTCAAAGGGCAGTGAGGGAAAAACTGTGAGTATATCGTGGAAAAATCCCGAAAAAAACATACGAAAAATTTCACTGCTTGACATAGGCTCGGACGCCGAGCTCACCGTAAATGACAATATCGACACTACGGCGTCCGCTTATGTCTGCGTGAATGTTGAAAATCTTACAAACGGCAATGTGTATAATTTTAAGCTTAACGTTTTGTTTGACGGCGGAATTGCGAAAAGTTATTTTATAAACGCGTCGCCGTCGCAGGGCACAAACGAGGCAGGCTTGTCGAACGGAAAATGGAGTATGTCGTATGCGCGCTCCGACGGCGCGGACTGCTACCCCGCGGTTTTTTACTCGGTAATCGTCGGTGATGATTTCGACGGCAAAACCGCAATAAAGGCGGTGTCAAACATTCCGAAATCAAAGACGGGAACATATTCTTCATTAAAATGCGCTTTCCCAAGTCTTGAAAACGGCAAAAATTATACGGTTAAAATTAAATACAAATCGGGCGGAGGAACGTCACCCGAAATTTACGGCGGTAATTCAAAAAAACTCGGCACGCTCGATATGAACACATCTTCGCTTGCCGAAAAAACGTTCACCTTTACAAAATTCGCAAACGACGGAATTGAATTTTTAAATATCGTCACAAAAAGCGGATATGATGAAATTATAACAGACAGAATTTCGCTTTTTGAGAGCGGTAATGAAGCCGATTTGCTTTTGGGGTATGGCAACCTTTCAAACTTCACGGCGGAAAAATCGGGAATATCGGACTTTGAGGGTTATAACAACAACGAAACGGGCGTTGTGACCTATACACAGCCTGCCGACGCGCGCGGAAGCAGAATTTACGCGCTTGACAATGACGGTAATTACGTTTTTCGCTCGGTTATAAACCGTTACGGCGCGCAGAAAATAAACGGCGCAAAAATTTTCGGAATTTTGAAAAATTGCGAAAACAATATTAAAATCACAACGGTTAACAAGGATTTTTCGGAAAGCGACGGCGAATTTTTCACGCTTTCCACAGACGGCTCAAAAGAGTTTGACAAAAAAATATCCGACCTTAAAGAAAAGCTTGAAACGCTTGACGGTTTAATGCAAAAATGCGGTGAAAAGGGCATTTCCGCCGACTATGAAACGGTAAATTACAAAACGATTGAAAAATTTATCGGCATTATGGAGGAGGATTTTTACAAATACCGCGAATTTGACAGAGCAAATTCATATTATGACACGCTTGTATCGCTTTACAGCGAAAGTTATAACAGTCTGCAAAGCTATTTAAGCGGAAAGGCAATGCCTAAAATTGTCCCGTCGCTCACGGGCAAGGATATTAAAATCGACAGAAACGACGTTGTTTCCGAAACGGAAACAGACGGTTATATAGAGGAAAACAGTGTATTTTTAAACGGCTACGGTCACTTTGCATACACAAAGAACGATTACGCCGATTTTGACGGCTTCGGTGCAAACACGGCCGCGATAAGTGCAAAGCTTTACGACACCGTAACCGAGGCGGTGAATATTAAAAACTGGAATTTGTACCATTACGGCGCGGTGGAGAATTTCAGCGTATCGCAGAGCGGTGACGAAAAAAGGAGCGGAAATTATTCGCTTAAAATCACGCGCGCCGACAAGTGGGCAAACGAAAAAACGTTTTATTTAAGGCAGTGTGTTGACGCCGAGCCGAACACAACTTATGTTTTCGGACTTTATGCAAAGGCGGTTAACGCAAAAGGCTGTCACTTCAGCGGTCACGGGGTTATAGACTCAAACTACGGCTTGTCGCAAAGATTAAGACGCGATTTGAGCGGAACGTACGACTGGAAAAATTTTGAATTTACATATACCACGGGCGCAGACGAGCATCAGTTTGAAGTGCTTATCCCGTGCGAAAACGAAACCGAAGCATTATACATTGACGACGTGTATGTGAAAAGGCTAAATTCCGGCGAAAACCTCATTCTTAACCCAAGCTTTGAGGAAACCGAAGAAACGGGCGAGTTTGAGGTGTACGACGGGCATATAAAAAGCCTTTTGTCAACGCTCGACTATGCGTATGAAAACAACATAAAGATAACTCTCGGACTGGGTATTCACTATATGCCGAAATACATTTTTTCAAAATATCCCGATACAAGGGACGAAAACGGCACATATCCGAGCTATATGGGATATAACCCGACCCACCCGAAAATACGCGAAATGATAGAAATATTCTTAAACGCGATAATCCCAGAAATTGCAAATCACCCTGCAGTCTGCGCGGTGTCGGTTGCAAACGAGCCGAATTTTCAGTGTTTTAACACGTCTTATTATAAAGCGCCGTGGCAAAACTGGCTGAAAGAAAAATTTTCGGGAAACATTGAAAACTTAAACAGTGCGTGCGGTACGTCGTATGCCTCGTTTGACGAAATAAACTTTTCCGACGCACAGGAATATTCGGTGCTTAAAAATCTTTTGTACCGATACAACGACACGATTATGACCGACTATTTGACGCATATCGCGCAGACGGTGAGGAGCATTTCGCCCGATATTAAAATTTTTGCGAAAAATCTGCCGGCAATCCGTGCGCAGGGAATAAAGTCGCTGTCACACGGCATTGACATTGAAAGCCTGACAGGACTTTTCGACGTTAACGGGTGCGACGCAATGCACTATTACAACCACAGCGAATATCCGCTTATGGCAAAAACCGAGTGGTACGACCTTTTGACGTCGGTTGAGGATTTGCCTGTTTTCAATGCGGAGGACCACCTTATGAGGGACAGTGTTACATATGACGGCAGTGACATAATCACCCAAACCGCCTATGCCGACATCTGGCAGGGCGCGGTACATTCGCGAAGGCAGTCGGTTGTGTGGCTGTGGGACAGAGAAAGCGACAAGGTTACAAACGCGTATAAAAACGCAAATATGCTTATGCGTCCACAGATTGTTGCAAACAACGGCAAGCTGTTTTTGGATATGCAACGCCTTGCAAACGAGCTTTTTGCACTGCAAAATGCGAAACGCGAGGCGGGAATACTTTATTCCTACAATTCGATGACATATGAGCCGTCGTATTTAAACAGCGTGTATCTTGCATACACAAATTCGCTTTTTCTCGGCGAAAAACCGCTGTTTGTCACCGAGAGCCAAACCGAAAAATTATCGGGTTTAGAGGCGCTTATAATTCCCGAGGCGGTGTCGGTGACGGACGAAACATATGCGAAAATAAAAGAATTTGCCGAAAACGGCGGAAAGATTTTTGTTATCGGCGAAAATTCGCTTAAATACAATGAATATTTAAAAGAGAGAAACGCGGACGAAATTTTGCAAAGCGCGGTTGTCATTCCGGCGTATGAGAGCAAAACGAGCGAAAAAACAAGTGTTGACGGCTTATTTTGGCCGCTTAAAACGTTTTTTGAAAGCGCGGACTTATATGACATTGCGGTGTTAAATTCCGCGGACGGCACACCTGCGGAAAACGTTGAGTACATCTGCGCCGATTATAACGGCGGAAAAATAATAAATTTGTGCAATTATTCCGACACGGAAAAAGAGGTTTATATCACCGATAACGGCGCGGAGATTGAAAAAACGTTAAACCTTATAAGCGGAAACGAAACGGGAAAATACATTACTCTTTTGCCGTATACTCCCGTTATGATACGCTATGCGCGCTCATCTCCGTCAATGTTTGCCGACAGAGTGTACGGCGAAACGGTAATATCAACCGCACCGCACCGTATGGTGAGCGGAACGTACAAAATAAGTGTATCGGCAGATGCCGAAGCGGTTTTATACACCGCGTATTACAAAAACGGCGCGCTTGCGAAAATTGACAAAACCGATATAGAACAGGGATTTGACAAAGACTTTTACATAAAGCTTGACAGCACAAAATACGACGGATTTAAGGCAATGCTTTGGAATAAAAATTCTTTGTATCCGACGGTTAAAAACGCCGAGCTTTGCGCATATGACAGCACGGTTGTCACAAACGTTAAAAAAATCGGCGGTATGTGTTATGTTTTCGGAAATTCGCCGAACATATCGGGAAATGTTTCGCTGACGGCATTTAAAGAGGACGGGAGCCTTGCATATATAGATGAGGTTTTGCCCGATACAAAGGGAATTTTCAAATTTTCGTTTTATCTCGGCGAGGGCGAATTTACAATAAAAATAAAAGTGCCGAAAATAGGAATTGTAACCGTTTTGACAGATTAG
- a CDS encoding phage tail protein, with the protein MMRKMLALVMVLAVVLSSFTFVTAFADDASAYEPKELMLQTAVDPSAGAMMALSWRNPITSALDDVKLYDITSGADTLLADKNLFIGSYKNSITDDAPVLRNVGGVVQYVLKGLTKGTYYKYKLVFSFNDGTDAKTYFLSGAPEQISANGQVNLTENLFTYNGRAAGYPYPPVFAQTVTENDGNTALKLTSNIGAYVSNNWSQIRYKVTGLTSGKTYKVGFRYKSETGSKPKFSILENSSKCATDIPVTNDTLNYREWTDFSVSNYTAGAATAYVRINFDNPIEYLIVDDFYVREIIDENTLGDNLITDGGLDTLKTYKTLADAEPDGTPGDGTATVSWENDDNASHYKFYKDGGLFGIFYPDPSGTTSVNVTGLANGTEYTFGVEPFSKNFTPNTVKTVTVTPEEAEESAPENHMISNLSVNPYTFGGTGGAATVSFKNPKVSDITSVELYDENGAKLTDTAFALTSGALNVYTIKNLENGTVYKYKLQVTTASSGFTEYDIAVKPIAGAYSLNFNTDGTNHYWSKAFNRANSDTPFPPIDFRIVQNPDSDSDDYVLGVVSNMQAYKAGSYANLLYKFTDQLDTSASYRLKFKYKTLADGSRPVVYLNNKELLKIDLNSDGWQTATADFTGNNASTNELKFSFNNPLEGIYLDKVEIVPVTDGTEGANILTNGDFDFVANDTSALTVDSVTTNAYDSSADINYSLSDTCKMVKIYEKNEYGLNLVSVEQGVSKSGKISLNALKNSKEYTFVMTAVNAKDVEGAGYEFTVTPVPDPIVISDYILTKNGSAVENISEGTHTASISIKNNNGGSNYTAQLIAAIYDGKKLYDVKASAKTVIPVTDENGTATVLTAENIVIPALDGGDYTLKLMLWSGLDEMVPLKPFAPYSK; encoded by the coding sequence ATGATGAGAAAAATGTTGGCATTGGTAATGGTGCTCGCGGTTGTTTTAAGCTCGTTTACGTTTGTGACGGCTTTTGCGGACGACGCATCGGCATACGAGCCGAAAGAGCTTATGCTACAAACCGCGGTTGACCCGTCGGCAGGCGCTATGATGGCTCTTTCGTGGAGAAATCCCATAACTTCGGCGCTTGATGATGTTAAGCTTTACGACATCACAAGCGGTGCGGATACCCTTTTGGCAGATAAAAATTTATTTATCGGCAGTTATAAAAATTCAATAACAGACGACGCGCCCGTTTTAAGAAACGTCGGAGGTGTTGTGCAGTATGTTTTAAAAGGTCTTACCAAAGGAACGTATTATAAATATAAATTGGTATTCAGCTTTAACGACGGCACAGACGCAAAAACTTACTTCCTTTCGGGCGCACCCGAACAGATTTCGGCAAACGGACAGGTTAACCTTACCGAAAATCTTTTTACATACAACGGCCGTGCGGCGGGTTATCCGTATCCGCCCGTTTTTGCGCAGACGGTTACGGAAAATGACGGCAATACTGCATTAAAGCTTACAAGTAATATCGGAGCTTATGTAAGCAACAACTGGTCACAGATAAGATATAAGGTAACGGGGCTTACAAGCGGAAAAACATATAAAGTCGGTTTCAGGTATAAATCGGAAACAGGAAGCAAACCCAAATTCAGCATTTTAGAGAATTCGTCAAAATGCGCAACAGATATACCCGTAACAAATGACACATTAAATTACAGAGAGTGGACGGATTTTTCGGTTTCAAATTATACAGCAGGCGCGGCAACGGCATATGTGAGAATAAACTTTGACAACCCCATTGAATATTTAATTGTTGACGATTTTTATGTTAGAGAAATAATTGATGAAAACACACTCGGCGACAACCTTATTACCGACGGCGGTTTGGACACACTCAAAACGTACAAAACGCTTGCGGACGCAGAACCCGACGGCACACCGGGCGACGGCACGGCAACCGTTTCGTGGGAAAACGACGACAACGCGTCGCACTATAAATTTTATAAAGACGGCGGGCTTTTCGGAATTTTCTATCCCGACCCGTCGGGCACAACGAGCGTTAACGTAACAGGTCTTGCAAACGGCACGGAATACACCTTCGGCGTTGAGCCTTTCAGCAAAAACTTTACTCCGAATACCGTTAAAACAGTTACGGTTACACCCGAGGAGGCAGAAGAATCCGCACCCGAAAATCATATGATTTCAAACCTCTCGGTTAACCCCTATACATTCGGCGGTACGGGCGGTGCGGCAACGGTTTCGTTTAAAAATCCCAAGGTTTCGGACATCACATCTGTCGAGCTTTACGACGAAAACGGCGCAAAACTCACCGACACCGCATTTGCGCTTACTTCGGGCGCGCTTAATGTTTACACTATAAAAAATCTTGAAAACGGCACGGTTTACAAATATAAATTACAGGTCACAACAGCATCGAGCGGATTTACCGAATATGACATCGCAGTGAAACCTATCGCAGGCGCATATTCGCTCAATTTTAACACTGACGGCACAAATCATTACTGGTCAAAGGCATTTAACAGAGCAAATTCAGACACCCCGTTTCCTCCGATAGACTTCAGAATTGTTCAGAACCCCGATTCAGACAGTGACGATTATGTTCTCGGCGTTGTTTCAAATATGCAGGCATATAAAGCAGGAAGTTACGCAAATCTTTTGTATAAATTTACAGACCAGCTTGATACGAGTGCATCATACAGATTGAAATTTAAATACAAAACACTTGCGGACGGCTCAAGACCTGTGGTTTACTTAAATAACAAGGAACTTTTGAAAATAGACCTTAACTCAGACGGCTGGCAGACTGCAACCGCTGACTTTACAGGCAACAACGCTTCAACAAACGAATTGAAATTCAGTTTTAACAATCCTCTTGAGGGAATTTATCTTGATAAAGTTGAAATTGTTCCCGTAACAGACGGAACGGAGGGAGCAAACATTCTTACAAACGGCGACTTCGACTTCGTTGCAAACGATACATCGGCACTTACCGTTGACAGCGTTACAACAAATGCATACGATTCGTCGGCAGACATAAACTATTCGCTCTCCGACACCTGCAAAATGGTGAAAATCTACGAGAAAAACGAATACGGCTTAAACCTTGTTTCAGTTGAACAGGGTGTTTCCAAATCGGGCAAAATCAGCCTTAACGCGCTTAAAAACAGCAAAGAATATACCTTCGTTATGACAGCGGTAAACGCAAAAGACGTTGAGGGCGCAGGATATGAATTTACCGTTACACCCGTTCCCGACCCGATTGTAATTTCGGATTACATTCTTACAAAAAACGGCAGTGCGGTTGAAAACATTTCCGAGGGTACTCACACCGCAAGCATCAGCATTAAAAACAACAACGGCGGTTCAAACTACACCGCACAGCTTATCGCGGCGATATACGACGGCAAAAAGCTTTACGACGTTAAAGCAAGCGCAAAAACCGTTATTCCCGTAACCGACGAAAACGGCACGGCAACGGTGCTTACCGCGGAAAATATAGTAATTCCCGCGCTTGACGGCGGTGACTACACCCTAAAACTTATGCTGTGGAGCGGTCTTGACGAAATGGTTCCGCTCAAACCATTTGCACCGTATTCAAAATAA
- a CDS encoding beta-galactosidase, with protein MKKFWSKILSGAVVLSIAVSSASFNVYAAQVTQAFVTGWSKFISHEPDATANIVTLPDGNHAVKITSNTSYDGTRFMRVFQNVKLEKDTTYIYGMKVKAESVAGAEITFFGNKSSLVPFSKNSDWTNYEFQNTYTGNTGNQTFNISVVDTAKAFYADDVYLYKCVNGKKTGENLLSNAGFEDDVKNAVNDVSDTASDVETADLTIVDTEKFLETSKSIPIFRTEKDVKSADEIDWTDFEKVNITDAYFTNKEVSAVNNESYVKYAYDNDNFYIYFNVKDDVHHSFLNSSYWSGDSVQVAFAPERNTFKLEVGASFDAETGEVYCTNEDVSAKGVRNGEISEYFLTVPWTAFTSAMPEKFQFSAIVNDNDNDVYQRKYAQQISPGIASAKNAEQFPMLYLAENFKSGYFSTIEGGNEVFVSQKSPFMLVLQSFLNDYGQYFVTFPNGKTVKVDLPPLGCAKVRFDNTFANVGLQTFDVSVKKQGAESADTVSYEVTVIPDYAMYLKLYDKCNANYEELKSLVEKCREKDIPVDYETADLTIFEMYLKYMKEDADKYQAFDRILYSYDCLNDIFAHDKENLQKYLSGEKTAYAVPKYVNSDIEKTATGFIADMDINGTVERRPMFLNGFCNFVQGEEEYAEFAKLGANMNMLSLKLYDVITEWCEVPDWNLYQRTKTAVDRTVTVSGESVKNGKYALKLERTTPWGNGRTIYLRQSVPCKPNTTYKFGLSAKGEYIDGMYFACHKLISSNYGLSQRKENYIKTSSNWVDYSDTYTTSADDNTLEFIITLQAPAQKCYIDDIYIKEEGSDKNLLKNGDFEKGLDTDVKEYDYYDGYLREFECRLKEFEQANQKAGILLAANYWPEFVNLKYPDVLDENALYGEYLKFNTAHPEVKKILHEYVAATMNIVNKSNVVDSVCVANEPYTYAYNTQYYKPMWYEYIKNIYGDIENLNRICGTDYEKFEDVDMKSQSEFTVLYKNVMEFNADVLADYLGTLCGYVKEFNPDMPTHAKLLPITLDYGRSALTKGENYEKLAPYFDYNGNDANTAYNHQKQSLLAKLEWYDLQSSIKDAPVVNTEDHFQMDSKTIDKSPKMYKHAMADAWQGVMHNRAESILWVLEREEQYLTGTTWMNTNLAVRADLLSGHVKAFLDFNRLSYEITAVQNAKRSAEILYSENSYSFKPSFQSSLLSAYSNVLFNGLKPLLLVESQLEKLDNYNLLIIPECTNVTDETFSAIEKFVNRGGKLVIIGEDSLYKNELNAERDKDAVLNIYKNAVIIKTDVNSKKDITTAVNLPETISEVIGSMNLTNVKITDKATGENIDRTEWICVPYDGGYLLNMCRYVWGDAKDVEITVDGKKIEKFYDLRENEYLDGITLEEYTPLFVKIEG; from the coding sequence ATGAAAAAATTTTGGTCTAAAATTTTGTCGGGAGCCGTGGTTTTGAGCATTGCCGTGTCCTCGGCAAGCTTTAACGTTTATGCGGCGCAGGTGACTCAGGCGTTTGTAACGGGCTGGTCGAAGTTTATATCGCACGAGCCTGACGCGACGGCGAATATCGTTACACTGCCCGACGGCAATCACGCGGTGAAGATTACAAGCAACACATCGTATGACGGAACAAGATTTATGCGCGTGTTCCAAAACGTCAAGCTTGAAAAGGACACGACATATATCTACGGTATGAAAGTTAAGGCGGAAAGCGTTGCCGGCGCGGAAATAACGTTTTTCGGCAACAAATCGTCGCTCGTGCCGTTTTCAAAAAATTCAGACTGGACAAATTACGAATTTCAGAATACATACACGGGCAACACGGGAAATCAAACCTTTAACATATCGGTTGTGGACACCGCAAAAGCGTTTTATGCCGACGATGTGTATCTTTACAAATGCGTAAACGGCAAAAAGACGGGTGAAAATCTTCTTTCAAACGCAGGATTTGAGGACGATGTAAAAAATGCGGTGAACGACGTTTCGGACACTGCCTCCGACGTTGAAACGGCAGACCTTACAATCGTCGACACCGAAAAGTTTTTGGAAACGTCCAAAAGCATACCGATTTTCCGCACCGAAAAGGACGTTAAAAGCGCGGACGAAATCGACTGGACGGATTTTGAGAAAGTGAACATCACCGACGCGTATTTTACAAACAAAGAGGTAAGCGCGGTTAACAACGAAAGCTATGTAAAATATGCTTATGACAACGACAATTTCTATATTTATTTTAATGTAAAAGACGACGTGCACCATTCGTTTTTAAATTCGTCCTACTGGTCGGGCGACAGCGTTCAGGTTGCCTTTGCGCCCGAGCGCAACACGTTTAAGCTTGAGGTGGGCGCAAGCTTTGATGCGGAAACGGGCGAGGTCTACTGCACAAATGAGGACGTATCGGCAAAGGGAGTGCGAAACGGCGAAATTTCGGAATATTTTCTTACCGTGCCGTGGACTGCCTTTACGTCGGCAATGCCCGAAAAATTCCAGTTCAGCGCGATTGTGAACGATAACGACAACGACGTTTATCAGCGAAAATACGCACAGCAGATTTCGCCCGGTATTGCGTCGGCGAAAAATGCGGAACAGTTTCCTATGCTCTATCTTGCGGAGAATTTCAAATCGGGATATTTTTCGACGATAGAGGGAGGCAACGAGGTTTTCGTTTCGCAGAAAAGCCCGTTTATGCTTGTTTTGCAGAGCTTTTTAAACGATTACGGGCAGTATTTTGTAACGTTCCCGAACGGAAAAACGGTGAAAGTTGACCTGCCTCCCTTAGGCTGTGCAAAGGTGAGATTTGACAACACTTTTGCAAATGTCGGTTTGCAGACGTTTGACGTGTCGGTTAAAAAACAGGGCGCGGAGAGTGCGGATACCGTTTCGTATGAGGTTACGGTTATTCCCGACTATGCTATGTATTTAAAGCTTTACGACAAATGCAATGCAAACTATGAAGAATTGAAATCACTTGTTGAAAAGTGCAGAGAAAAGGACATTCCCGTCGATTACGAAACCGCGGATTTGACCATTTTTGAGATGTACTTAAAATATATGAAAGAGGACGCGGATAAGTATCAGGCATTTGACCGAATACTATATTCATACGACTGCTTAAACGATATTTTTGCGCACGACAAAGAAAATCTTCAAAAATATTTGAGCGGAGAAAAAACAGCGTATGCCGTGCCGAAGTATGTGAACAGTGACATTGAAAAAACCGCTACGGGATTTATTGCTGATATGGATATAAACGGCACTGTGGAAAGACGTCCTATGTTTTTGAACGGTTTTTGCAACTTTGTTCAGGGCGAAGAGGAATATGCGGAATTTGCAAAGCTCGGCGCAAATATGAATATGTTAAGCTTAAAGCTTTACGACGTTATAACCGAGTGGTGCGAGGTGCCCGACTGGAATTTGTATCAGCGCACCAAAACCGCGGTTGACAGAACCGTTACCGTGTCGGGCGAGAGCGTGAAAAACGGAAAATATGCGTTAAAGCTTGAGAGAACAACGCCGTGGGGAAACGGCAGAACCATATATTTGAGGCAGTCTGTGCCCTGCAAGCCCAACACGACGTATAAATTCGGTTTATCGGCAAAGGGCGAATATATAGACGGTATGTATTTTGCGTGCCACAAACTTATTTCGTCAAACTACGGCTTGTCGCAGAGAAAGGAAAACTATATTAAAACAAGTTCAAACTGGGTGGATTATTCCGATACATACACAACCTCCGCGGACGACAATACGCTGGAGTTTATAATTACGCTTCAGGCGCCGGCGCAAAAGTGCTATATAGACGATATTTACATAAAAGAAGAAGGCAGTGACAAAAATCTTCTCAAAAACGGCGATTTTGAAAAGGGACTTGACACCGACGTTAAGGAATATGACTATTACGACGGGTATCTTCGCGAGTTTGAGTGCAGATTAAAAGAATTTGAGCAGGCAAACCAAAAGGCGGGCATACTTCTTGCGGCGAACTACTGGCCCGAGTTTGTAAACTTAAAATATCCCGACGTTCTGGACGAAAACGCGCTTTACGGCGAGTATTTGAAGTTTAACACCGCGCACCCCGAGGTTAAAAAGATACTTCACGAATATGTTGCCGCAACAATGAACATTGTCAACAAAAGCAATGTTGTGGACAGCGTGTGCGTTGCGAACGAGCCGTATACATATGCCTACAATACGCAGTATTACAAGCCGATGTGGTATGAGTATATCAAAAACATCTACGGCGATATTGAAAATCTCAACCGCATATGCGGAACGGATTACGAAAAATTTGAAGATGTGGATATGAAATCGCAGAGCGAATTTACGGTGCTTTACAAAAACGTTATGGAGTTTAATGCCGACGTTTTGGCAGACTATCTCGGCACGCTGTGCGGATATGTAAAGGAATTTAACCCCGATATGCCGACGCACGCAAAGCTTTTGCCCATAACGCTCGATTACGGCAGGTCGGCGCTTACAAAGGGCGAAAACTACGAAAAACTTGCGCCGTATTTCGACTACAACGGCAACGACGCGAACACCGCATACAATCATCAGAAGCAGTCGCTTTTGGCAAAGCTTGAATGGTATGATTTGCAGTCGTCAATAAAAGACGCGCCTGTTGTAAACACCGAGGATCATTTTCAGATGGACAGCAAAACCATTGACAAATCGCCTAAAATGTATAAACACGCAATGGCGGACGCTTGGCAGGGCGTAATGCACAACAGGGCCGAGAGCATTTTGTGGGTGCTCGAAAGAGAGGAGCAGTATCTTACCGGCACAACCTGGATGAACACAAACCTTGCGGTGCGTGCAGACCTTTTGTCGGGACACGTTAAAGCGTTTTTGGATTTTAACCGTTTATCGTATGAAATCACCGCGGTGCAAAACGCAAAGCGCAGTGCGGAAATACTGTATTCCGAAAATTCATACAGCTTTAAGCCGTCTTTCCAGAGCAGTCTGCTTTCTGCATATTCAAACGTGCTGTTTAACGGTTTGAAACCGCTTTTGCTGGTTGAAAGCCAGCTTGAAAAGCTTGATAATTACAATTTGCTTATAATTCCCGAGTGCACAAACGTCACCGACGAAACATTCTCGGCAATCGAAAAATTTGTAAACCGAGGCGGAAAGCTTGTTATAATAGGCGAGGACAGCCTTTATAAAAATGAGCTTAACGCCGAAAGAGATAAAGATGCGGTGCTGAATATTTACAAAAATGCCGTTATAATAAAAACTGATGTAAATTCAAAAAAAGACATAACAACGGCGGTTAATCTTCCCGAAACAATATCCGAGGTTATCGGCAGTATGAACCTTACAAACGTTAAAATTACCGACAAAGCGACGGGAGAGAATATCGACAGGACAGAGTGGATTTGCGTGCCGTACGACGGCGGATATTTGCTCAATATGTGCCGATACGTTTGGGGTGACGCGAAAGATGTTGAAATTACCGTTGACGGCAAAAAGATAGAAAAATTCTATGATTTGCGCGAAAATGAGTATCTTGACGGCATCACGCTTGAAGAATACACACCGTTGTTTGTCAAAATCGAAGGGTAG